In one Deinococcus detaillensis genomic region, the following are encoded:
- a CDS encoding APC family permease: MTPPQVTPNATAATLPPVPSAFKRWLLEGSSSNPDREGFYEDERGVQAGHHTHPWWKVMCLTGVDYFSTLGYQPGIAALAAGALSPFATLVLVLVTLFGALPMYRRVAEESPHGDGSISMLERLLSFWPGKFLVLALIGFVATGFVITITLSAADAAAHLTENPLLKSVLGGAQVPVTLCLLALLGAVFLKGFNEAIGIAVVLVIVYLALSGVVVVDGLWLVAHRPQVFPDWIASLRQGYASPLSLIGGALLVFPRLALGLSGFETGVVVMPLIKGDADDTETKPAGRIRNGKKLLTTAALIMSVFLLTSSLVTTLLIPAADFQAGGPANGRALAYLAHRHLGETFGTFYDLSTILILWFAGASAMAGLLNIVPRYLPRYGMAPDWTRANRPLVLVFVGISILVTLAFRANVDAQAGAYATGVLALMTSAAVAVTLSAFRHQQRPLGYAFGFISLIFIYTISVTVIGNPEGLFIALLFIAAVLAISIYSRVQRSFELRVSSVVLDESAMKLIKSFPIRPLRLVAHRPGPFTQAEYQKKELRTRQMAHLPDDAPFVFLEVEVDDASDFSDVVEVSAVMVGPYGILKARGSSVPNTIAALMLHLRGKGAPPQVYMRWSEDSPLHLALKFLIEGEGDVPPLTHEILRRAEKDRDRRPIVHVGG; this comes from the coding sequence ATGACGCCGCCCCAGGTCACGCCGAATGCTACTGCTGCTACACTGCCCCCCGTTCCCTCAGCGTTCAAACGCTGGCTCCTCGAAGGCTCCAGTTCCAATCCTGACCGCGAAGGCTTTTATGAAGACGAGCGCGGCGTACAGGCCGGGCATCACACCCACCCGTGGTGGAAAGTCATGTGCCTGACCGGAGTGGATTACTTTTCCACGCTGGGCTACCAACCTGGCATCGCTGCGCTGGCCGCCGGTGCGCTGTCGCCGTTTGCCACCCTCGTGTTGGTGCTCGTTACGCTGTTCGGGGCGCTGCCGATGTACCGCCGGGTTGCCGAGGAAAGCCCGCACGGCGACGGCTCGATCAGTATGCTTGAGCGGCTGCTCAGCTTCTGGCCCGGCAAATTCCTGGTGCTGGCCCTGATCGGCTTTGTGGCCACCGGCTTTGTCATTACCATCACGCTGTCGGCTGCCGACGCCGCCGCCCACCTCACCGAAAACCCGCTGCTCAAATCTGTTCTGGGCGGCGCACAGGTTCCGGTGACGCTTTGCTTGCTGGCGCTGTTGGGGGCCGTTTTCCTCAAAGGTTTTAACGAGGCCATCGGCATCGCCGTGGTGCTGGTGATCGTGTACCTGGCGCTTAGCGGCGTGGTGGTCGTGGACGGCCTGTGGCTGGTGGCGCACCGCCCTCAAGTTTTTCCGGACTGGATCGCCAGCTTGCGGCAAGGCTACGCTTCACCGCTCTCGCTGATTGGTGGGGCGCTGCTGGTGTTTCCCAGATTGGCGCTGGGGCTGTCGGGCTTTGAGACCGGCGTGGTGGTCATGCCGCTGATCAAAGGCGACGCAGATGACACCGAAACTAAACCGGCGGGCCGAATCCGCAACGGCAAAAAACTGCTGACCACCGCCGCGCTGATTATGAGCGTCTTTTTGCTGACCAGCAGTCTGGTCACCACCCTGCTGATTCCCGCCGCCGACTTTCAAGCGGGCGGGCCAGCCAACGGGCGGGCGCTGGCGTACCTGGCCCACCGCCACCTCGGCGAAACCTTCGGCACTTTCTATGACCTCTCCACCATTCTGATCTTGTGGTTCGCGGGCGCGTCGGCGATGGCCGGGCTGCTCAACATCGTGCCGCGCTACTTGCCCCGCTACGGCATGGCACCGGACTGGACACGGGCCAACCGCCCCCTGGTGCTGGTGTTCGTGGGGATTTCCATTCTGGTGACGCTGGCCTTCCGCGCCAACGTGGACGCGCAGGCGGGCGCTTACGCCACTGGCGTGCTGGCGCTGATGACCTCGGCGGCGGTGGCGGTCACGCTCTCGGCCTTCCGGCATCAGCAGCGGCCCCTGGGGTACGCCTTCGGGTTCATCAGCCTGATTTTTATCTACACCATCAGCGTCACGGTGATCGGCAACCCGGAAGGCCTGTTTATTGCGCTGCTGTTTATCGCGGCGGTACTGGCCATCAGCATTTATTCGCGGGTCCAGCGCTCGTTCGAATTGCGGGTCAGCAGCGTGGTGCTCGACGAATCGGCAATGAAACTCATCAAGTCCTTCCCGATTCGCCCGCTCAGGCTGGTGGCCCACCGCCCCGGCCCCTTTACCCAGGCCGAGTATCAGAAAAAAGAACTCCGCACCCGCCAGATGGCCCACCTGCCCGACGACGCGCCGTTTGTGTTTCTGGAAGTGGAGGTAGACGACGCCTCGGATTTCAGCGATGTGGTGGAAGTCAGCGCGGTGATGGTCGGACCATACGGCATCCTCAAGGCCAGAGGTTCGAGCGTGCCCAACACCATCGCGGCGCTGATGCTGCACCTGCGCGGCAAGGGAGCGCCGCCGCAGGTTTACATGCGCTGGAGCGAGGACAGCCCGCTGCATCTGGCCCTCAAATTCCTGATTGAGGGCGAGGGCGACGTGCCGCCCCTGACCCATGAGATCCTGCGCCGCGCTGAGAAAGACCGCGACCGCAGGCCGATTGTGCATGTGGGGGGTTAG
- a CDS encoding branched-chain amino acid ABC transporter permease — MISRPRALTYGNVWLSVILLAVMALYPFVFGKSMNFGVSTLLLAGFAMSWNILGGWAGQLSLGHAALLGIGAYTVTLFAIPERAPAWLGLAGPVAPWWGTLIGMGLAALLALVWGWLTFGLRGSYFVLSSIAVALIIRLVVINEDFGGGAEGLFMPDLPKLFGLDLFDRKVEYGLAFFFVALTLLVTHMLRRSRLGYALQAVREDEDGARALGIDPRRMKLAAFVISAMLTALGGSIYAIYLQAFEPHTLLELPLSVQIALMAIIGGRSSIQGPIIGALLLAIFGEVFRNIFANANLLIYGVLILAVTLFAPDGLVGLFKRRGSKLGVNR; from the coding sequence GTGATCTCCCGTCCCCGCGCCCTCACCTACGGCAACGTCTGGCTGAGCGTCATCCTGCTGGCGGTAATGGCCCTTTACCCCTTCGTCTTCGGCAAGAGCATGAATTTCGGCGTCAGCACCCTGCTGCTGGCGGGCTTCGCCATGAGCTGGAACATTCTGGGCGGCTGGGCCGGGCAACTTAGCTTAGGCCACGCGGCGCTGTTAGGCATCGGCGCTTATACGGTGACGCTGTTTGCCATTCCCGAACGCGCTCCGGCCTGGCTGGGACTGGCTGGCCCGGTCGCGCCCTGGTGGGGAACCCTGATCGGGATGGGCTTGGCCGCGCTGCTGGCGCTGGTGTGGGGCTGGCTCACCTTCGGGCTGCGCGGCAGTTACTTCGTGCTCTCCAGCATCGCCGTCGCCCTGATTATCCGCTTGGTGGTCATCAACGAGGACTTCGGCGGCGGCGCGGAAGGGCTGTTCATGCCGGACTTGCCCAAGTTGTTCGGCCTCGATTTGTTTGACCGCAAGGTGGAATACGGCCTGGCCTTCTTCTTTGTGGCGCTTACCCTGCTGGTCACGCATATGCTGCGCCGCTCGCGGCTGGGCTACGCTCTCCAGGCTGTGCGCGAGGACGAGGACGGAGCACGGGCACTGGGCATCGATCCCCGGCGCATGAAGCTGGCGGCCTTCGTCATCTCGGCGATGCTGACCGCGCTGGGCGGCTCAATCTATGCTATCTACCTGCAAGCCTTCGAGCCGCACACCCTCCTCGAACTCCCGCTGAGTGTCCAGATCGCGCTGATGGCGATTATCGGCGGGCGCAGCAGCATTCAGGGACCAATTATAGGAGCGCTGCTGCTGGCAATTTTCGGCGAGGTCTTCCGCAACATCTTCGCCAACGCCAATCTGCTGATCTATGGCGTGCTGATTCTGGCCGTGACCCTGTTCGCGCCCGACGGTCTGGTGGGCCTGTTCAAGCGGCGTGGCAGCAAACTGGGGGTCAATCGATGA
- a CDS encoding branched-chain amino acid ABC transporter permease: MDPNTLALVQTLAQGLLTGGIYALIGTGLSLIFGVMRVINFAHGDFLAVGMFIALFLFQRLHLDPYLSLLIAAPIGFGLGYLVQRFLLARLGDRLESSSMLATLGIGLIISNGLLLGFGAQPQSINVAYATKTFALGGIQISLPLLIAGLGTVLAIVLLNLFLYRTELGRAVRATAQNPLGAELQGVNTNWVQAVVFGLGVAFAVVAGVLLLPLLYAFPTVGENYTLKAFVVTVLGGLGNLPGAIAGGLILGIIESLGAYYLSNNYRDAYGLVVFLVVLLLRPEGLFGRTVKRV, from the coding sequence GTGGACCCAAATACCCTGGCCCTCGTCCAAACCCTCGCCCAGGGGCTGCTGACCGGCGGCATCTACGCCCTGATCGGCACTGGCCTGAGTCTGATCTTCGGCGTGATGCGGGTCATCAATTTCGCGCACGGCGACTTTCTGGCCGTCGGCATGTTCATTGCCCTGTTCCTGTTTCAGCGCCTGCACCTCGACCCCTACCTCAGTTTGCTGATCGCCGCGCCCATCGGGTTCGGGCTGGGGTATCTGGTGCAGCGCTTCTTGCTGGCCCGGCTGGGAGACCGGCTGGAGAGCAGTTCGATGCTGGCCACGCTGGGCATCGGCCTGATTATCAGCAACGGCCTGCTGCTGGGGTTCGGAGCGCAGCCGCAGAGCATCAACGTCGCCTACGCCACCAAGACCTTTGCGCTGGGCGGCATCCAGATCAGCCTGCCGCTGCTGATAGCCGGACTCGGCACGGTGCTGGCTATCGTGCTGCTCAATCTGTTTTTGTACCGCACCGAGCTGGGCCGCGCCGTTCGCGCCACCGCCCAGAACCCGCTGGGAGCCGAGCTCCAGGGCGTCAATACCAATTGGGTACAGGCCGTCGTCTTTGGACTGGGCGTGGCTTTCGCGGTAGTGGCGGGCGTGCTGCTCTTGCCGCTGCTTTACGCCTTCCCCACCGTGGGCGAGAACTACACCCTCAAGGCCTTCGTGGTCACGGTGCTGGGCGGCCTGGGCAACTTGCCGGGGGCCATCGCGGGCGGCCTGATTCTGGGCATCATCGAGTCGCTGGGCGCGTACTATCTCAGCAACAATTACCGCGACGCTTACGGCCTGGTCGTCTTTCTGGTGGTGCTGTTGCTGCGTCCCGAGGGACTGTTTGGCCGCACGGTGAAACGCGTATGA
- a CDS encoding ABC transporter ATP-binding protein: MMTELTGGPRTAVKANPDLSQAEHVLKVNNLEVAYGEVQVVFGVSLHVAKGELVGLVGGNGSGKSTILRVLSGMLKARSGEALYRQHNLNGVAPHQITGLGVAHVPMGRQLFGQMTVEENLLMGAYLPRTRERRPQNLQRVYDFFPRLREKRTFPAAALSGGEQQMVAIGRALMSEPEVLLMDEPSLGLAPLVVKEVMRVIASLRQLGLTVLLVEQNVRQVLKVTDRSYVLELGAVVREGPSADLLDDPEIRRVYLGV, translated from the coding sequence ATGATGACTGAACTGACGGGTGGGCCGCGCACGGCAGTGAAAGCAAATCCCGATCTGAGCCAGGCTGAGCATGTCCTCAAGGTCAACAACCTGGAGGTGGCTTACGGCGAGGTGCAGGTGGTGTTTGGCGTCTCGCTGCACGTCGCCAAGGGTGAACTGGTCGGGCTGGTCGGCGGCAACGGCAGCGGCAAGAGCACCATCTTACGGGTGCTGTCGGGGATGCTCAAGGCGCGGAGTGGGGAAGCGCTGTACCGCCAGCACAATCTCAACGGGGTAGCGCCTCACCAGATCACCGGGCTGGGCGTGGCGCATGTGCCGATGGGCCGCCAACTGTTCGGGCAGATGACGGTGGAAGAAAACCTGCTGATGGGTGCTTACCTGCCGCGCACCCGTGAGCGCAGGCCGCAGAACTTGCAGCGCGTCTACGACTTTTTCCCCCGCCTGCGCGAGAAACGCACCTTTCCCGCTGCCGCCCTCTCCGGCGGTGAGCAGCAGATGGTGGCAATTGGCCGGGCGCTGATGAGCGAGCCGGAAGTGCTCCTCATGGACGAGCCGAGTCTGGGCCTTGCGCCGCTGGTGGTCAAAGAAGTCATGCGGGTGATCGCTTCCCTGCGTCAACTCGGCCTTACCGTGCTGCTGGTCGAGCAGAATGTGCGGCAAGTCCTCAAGGTGACGGACCGCTCCTACGTGCTGGAACTCGGCGCAGTGGTGCGCGAGGGGCCAAGCGCCGATCTACTGGACGACCCCGAAATTCGGCGGGTGTACTTGGGGGTTTGA
- a CDS encoding ABC transporter ATP-binding protein: protein MSAPAVQSQAASNATPLFEAQGITVTFGGLTAVKDISLKVRPGEIVGLIGPNGAGKTTLFNALTGFVTPSSGRVLLSGRDITKQSPQARARLGMARTFQVERPFEDLSVLENVLVAAFLRHSGRKAEDSAYAVLERVGLADRAAQPASELNLARRRRLELAKVLALEPKMLFLDESIAGLNPPAQAEMVGLIRELAASGLGIVMVEHIMHVIMGLSNHVICMAFGELLAEGDPETVAHHPDVIRAYLGEDDD from the coding sequence ATGAGCGCCCCCGCTGTTCAGTCTCAAGCAGCCAGCAACGCCACCCCGCTGTTCGAGGCGCAAGGCATCACCGTCACGTTCGGTGGCCTCACGGCGGTCAAGGACATCAGCCTCAAGGTGCGCCCTGGCGAAATCGTGGGCCTGATCGGGCCGAATGGAGCGGGCAAAACCACCCTCTTTAACGCGCTGACCGGCTTCGTGACGCCCAGCAGCGGGCGGGTGCTGCTCTCGGGGCGCGACATCACCAAACAATCGCCGCAGGCTCGCGCCCGCCTCGGAATGGCCCGCACCTTTCAGGTCGAGCGGCCCTTCGAAGACCTCAGTGTGCTGGAAAACGTGCTGGTGGCGGCCTTTTTGCGCCACAGCGGTAGAAAAGCCGAGGACAGCGCTTACGCCGTGCTGGAACGGGTCGGCCTGGCGGATAGGGCTGCCCAGCCCGCCAGCGAACTCAATCTGGCCCGCCGCCGCCGCCTGGAACTCGCCAAGGTGCTGGCTCTCGAACCCAAGATGCTGTTTCTGGACGAGTCGATTGCCGGACTCAACCCGCCCGCGCAGGCCGAGATGGTGGGACTGATCCGCGAACTGGCCGCGTCGGGCTTAGGCATCGTGATGGTCGAGCACATCATGCACGTCATCATGGGACTGTCCAACCACGTCATCTGCATGGCCTTTGGCGAGCTGCTGGCCGAGGGAGACCCCGAAACGGTGGCCCACCATCCGGACGTGATTCGGGCCTATCTGGGAGAAGATGATGACTGA